From a region of the Nitrospira sp. genome:
- a CDS encoding SRPBCC family protein: MGTNTIRLHRVFRATPERIYRAFLDADAMTKWLPPNGFTGKVHHMDAKVGGTFKMSFTNFTTGKSHSFGGQYLELVPHERIRYTENFDDPNLPGEIRVTVTLKKVFCGTEVHIVQEGVPDVIPAEACYLGWQESLILLGKLVEAEIQD, encoded by the coding sequence GTGGGAACCAATACCATTCGACTCCATCGTGTGTTTCGTGCGACACCTGAACGGATTTACCGGGCGTTCCTTGATGCGGACGCCATGACGAAATGGCTACCGCCTAACGGTTTTACCGGCAAGGTCCATCACATGGATGCCAAAGTCGGCGGCACGTTCAAGATGTCGTTTACCAACTTCACCACAGGCAAGAGCCACTCGTTCGGCGGCCAGTACCTCGAACTCGTTCCGCATGAACGGATTCGCTACACCGAGAACTTCGACGACCCGAACCTGCCGGGAGAAATTCGCGTGACCGTCACGCTAAAGAAAGTGTTTTGTGGAACGGAAGTACATATCGTACAGGAAGGTGTGCCCGACGTGATTCCGGCTGAGGCCTGCTATCTCGGTTGGCAAGAATCGCTCATTCTGCTCGGGAAACTGGTCGAAGCGGAGATCCAAGACTAA
- a CDS encoding GYD domain-containing protein — translation MPTYVSLVKFSQQGLQTMKDQGVERAEMVKRNAKTFGGKLIQAYYCLGEYDVVAIWEFPDNKTAMKAAVMNASMGHIQITTMPAVNRDEWKALLQETMGKKK, via the coding sequence ATGCCGACCTACGTGAGTCTCGTGAAGTTCAGTCAGCAGGGGCTTCAAACCATGAAGGACCAGGGCGTCGAGCGCGCCGAGATGGTCAAGAGGAACGCCAAAACGTTCGGCGGCAAGCTGATCCAGGCGTATTATTGCCTTGGTGAATATGATGTCGTGGCGATCTGGGAATTTCCGGACAACAAGACAGCCATGAAAGCCGCAGTCATGAATGCCTCCATGGGACATATCCAGATTACGACGATGCCGGCTGTCAACAGGGACGAATGGAAAGCCCTTCTACAAGAAACGATGGGGAAGAAAAAATAG
- a CDS encoding FAD-dependent oxidoreductase has product MTRSLRGKSVIVVGAGLAGLTAAVELQRHGAAVTVLEGQDRVGGRVLTIRDGFVGRQHAEAGADFIDEEHEEMCRLVHSVKLKLVPVLRSGFSFALSFSGKVRPPLSGEGIWKRLRHHLAPLIHAYRLSEQRWDGAVARTLGTMSVADWMKEASLPRELCHMLVGLRGFFLADPADLSLLSLVDQVASGSPGKGGMYRIAGGNDQLPKTLASMLHDQVLLRHEVCAVSQSKATVRVRVRTGNNESWLRADYLILALPATRMRMLEIRPALPCEQAAAVSKLSYGPVTKTLLQFDRRFWNNPHRRLAYGTNLPIGAVWDANEQQKGKPGILCLMAGGTTSAATRQILSTAGTVALVRALDWLGSTRKSLISMRSVTWEQDPWVQGGYAVFSPRFDPALRAWLARPCGRILFAGEHTSLRWQGYMNGAVESGLRATAEVQALSR; this is encoded by the coding sequence ATGACTCGATCTCTCCGAGGAAAGTCCGTCATCGTGGTTGGAGCCGGGCTGGCGGGTTTGACGGCTGCCGTGGAGTTGCAGAGACACGGCGCGGCCGTCACGGTGCTGGAAGGTCAGGATCGGGTCGGCGGAAGGGTGTTGACGATCAGGGACGGGTTCGTTGGGCGACAGCATGCCGAAGCGGGCGCCGATTTCATTGACGAAGAACACGAAGAGATGTGTCGGTTGGTTCACAGCGTCAAGTTGAAGCTGGTTCCGGTCTTACGTTCCGGATTTTCCTTCGCGCTCTCCTTCAGCGGCAAGGTTCGGCCGCCTCTTTCCGGCGAAGGGATCTGGAAACGATTGAGGCACCATCTGGCGCCGCTGATCCATGCCTATCGGTTGAGCGAGCAGCGATGGGATGGAGCGGTTGCCAGGACATTGGGCACGATGTCCGTGGCGGACTGGATGAAAGAGGCGTCGTTGCCGCGCGAGTTGTGTCACATGCTGGTTGGCTTGCGAGGATTCTTCCTGGCCGATCCAGCCGACCTGTCCTTGCTCAGTTTGGTCGATCAAGTGGCATCCGGCAGTCCGGGGAAGGGCGGCATGTACCGGATCGCAGGTGGAAATGACCAGTTGCCAAAGACGCTGGCGTCGATGCTCCACGACCAGGTGCTGCTCCGGCATGAAGTGTGTGCCGTCTCCCAATCCAAGGCGACCGTTCGTGTCCGTGTTCGTACCGGAAATAATGAGTCGTGGCTTCGAGCCGATTATCTCATTCTCGCGCTACCGGCCACGAGAATGCGGATGCTCGAGATTCGACCGGCCTTGCCTTGTGAACAGGCTGCTGCCGTCTCGAAATTGTCCTACGGGCCGGTTACCAAAACGCTGCTGCAGTTTGATCGCCGATTCTGGAACAACCCGCATCGGCGGTTGGCGTATGGCACGAACCTGCCGATCGGCGCTGTTTGGGATGCCAACGAACAACAGAAGGGAAAGCCGGGGATCTTATGCCTGATGGCCGGAGGGACGACAAGTGCAGCGACCCGTCAGATTTTATCGACTGCCGGGACGGTGGCTCTGGTTCGAGCGCTCGACTGGCTCGGCAGCACCAGAAAGAGTCTGATCTCCATGCGTTCCGTCACGTGGGAACAGGATCCTTGGGTTCAGGGAGGCTACGCGGTCTTTAGTCCGCGATTCGATCCCGCGTTACGCGCATGGTTGGCCCGTCCTTGTGGTCGTATTCTTTTTGCCGGCGAACACACCAGCTTGCGATGGCAAGGCTACATGAATGGAGCAGTGGAAAGCGGATTACGAGCCACAGCCGAGGTCCAAGCCTTGAGCCGGTGA
- the xth gene encoding exodeoxyribonuclease III, translating into MRIATWNVNSLKARLDKVMWWLDRAKPDVLLMQETKLADAHAPVAPFKQAGYELVHHGEGRWNGVAIASRCGIGGVITNFGESLRPARTADTGDDEPLAEARMVSAECGRIRIISVYAPNGRQIDSPFYEAKLVWFDKLARWINQAVTPDTPAVIGGDFNVAPEDIDVWDIQACLGGTHVSERERQAYARLSTAGFVDAYRLHHPEPGRYTWWDYRAGSFYKNVGMRIDHLLVTAPLKDRVIWAEIDREARKGKPVPSDHAPVIIDIDSPGHPFDAGWTSADSRIAERSRKQ; encoded by the coding sequence ATGCGGATTGCCACCTGGAATGTGAACTCGCTGAAAGCACGCCTCGACAAGGTCATGTGGTGGCTGGATCGGGCGAAGCCGGACGTGCTGCTGATGCAGGAAACGAAGCTGGCGGACGCGCACGCGCCTGTCGCACCATTCAAGCAGGCCGGATACGAACTCGTGCACCATGGTGAGGGTCGATGGAATGGGGTCGCGATCGCGAGCCGATGCGGCATTGGAGGCGTAATCACAAACTTTGGAGAGTCGTTACGGCCGGCACGAACAGCTGATACCGGCGATGATGAACCGTTGGCCGAGGCGCGCATGGTCAGCGCCGAATGCGGCCGCATACGCATCATCTCTGTGTATGCGCCGAACGGCCGACAGATCGATTCGCCGTTTTATGAAGCGAAGCTGGTATGGTTCGACAAGCTGGCTCGCTGGATCAATCAGGCCGTCACGCCGGATACACCGGCCGTCATTGGCGGTGACTTCAATGTGGCGCCCGAGGATATCGATGTGTGGGACATCCAGGCCTGTTTGGGCGGCACGCATGTGTCGGAACGCGAGCGGCAGGCATACGCGCGGCTGTCGACCGCTGGATTCGTCGATGCCTACCGATTACATCACCCGGAACCGGGGCGGTACACGTGGTGGGACTACCGAGCCGGGAGCTTCTATAAAAACGTCGGCATGCGCATCGATCACCTACTCGTAACCGCGCCACTAAAGGACCGCGTCATTTGGGCTGAGATCGATCGCGAAGCACGGAAAGGAAAACCAGTACCCTCGGATCACGCGCCGGTGATTATCGACATCGATAGCCCTGGCCATCCGTTCGACGCCGGCTGGACTTCGGCAGATTCGCGCATCGCTGAGCGTTCGCGGAAGCAGTGA
- a CDS encoding YdhR family protein yields MIGVFVTFRYTDNFNEQAVRKIAETVRAKFEGMPGLRSKAFTVNSGKREATNFYVWDSEDTAKAFFNDALLERVTGLYGVRPTVEFVQIATLVENARKD; encoded by the coding sequence ATGATCGGTGTATTCGTCACGTTTCGCTACACAGACAATTTTAATGAGCAAGCTGTGCGGAAAATCGCTGAGACCGTACGTGCCAAGTTTGAGGGCATGCCCGGATTGCGTTCCAAGGCCTTCACGGTCAATTCCGGCAAGCGTGAGGCCACGAATTTCTACGTCTGGGACTCAGAGGATACAGCCAAGGCGTTTTTCAATGATGCCCTTCTGGAGCGTGTCACGGGTCTCTATGGAGTACGCCCCACCGTCGAGTTCGTGCAAATTGCCACGCTCGTGGAGAATGCTCGAAAGGACTAA
- a CDS encoding DUF3365 domain-containing protein translates to MPFSPKMLWGAALLGCAIGGAIVLYPARTLPGVSSVCQSMDTVANYLHAVIEADRDTYTRHVVERMQTKGIVVASENWEKRHTLPLPAQFLMESGRHLDKKGIGIQYRLISSWPINKRNVAATPLQKTALGTIGTQSNRPFTGVTKVGDTAYYEAVYPDLAVTQACVGCHNAHPDSPKRDFKVNDVMGAIVISIKLGPGFPG, encoded by the coding sequence ATGCCGTTCTCCCCAAAAATGCTGTGGGGTGCTGCGCTATTGGGATGTGCAATAGGAGGTGCGATTGTGCTGTACCCGGCTCGTACGTTGCCTGGAGTCTCATCGGTCTGCCAGTCGATGGACACGGTCGCCAACTACCTCCATGCCGTGATCGAGGCGGACCGAGATACATATACCCGGCATGTTGTGGAACGTATGCAAACGAAAGGAATCGTCGTCGCCTCGGAAAACTGGGAAAAAAGGCACACTCTTCCCTTGCCGGCCCAATTTCTCATGGAATCCGGACGGCATCTCGATAAGAAGGGCATAGGCATACAGTACCGGCTGATCAGCTCGTGGCCGATCAATAAGCGAAATGTCGCCGCAACTCCCCTCCAAAAGACTGCGCTCGGTACAATCGGGACTCAATCCAACCGTCCCTTCACTGGAGTCACGAAGGTAGGCGACACCGCTTACTACGAAGCAGTGTATCCTGATCTGGCCGTCACCCAGGCCTGTGTCGGCTGCCATAATGCCCATCCCGACAGCCCCAAGCGAGACTTCAAGGTCAATGATGTCATGGGTGCGATCGTGATCAGTATTAAGTTAGGACCCGGTTTCCCTGGATAG
- a CDS encoding molybdopterin-dependent oxidoreductase, translating into MTDFRDRFSIRRRALLKAIGLGTLAGSVGGCDAVGGVFGRMFAVPSRDTTYFTPNSKFYIVNYADGAVSASRDLNIEQWKLNIKGSVKTPMSLGWRDILNRDSYDQISTLMCIDTLPGGDSIGTATWRGISLKKLLLDCGADADTARDVVFRAIDGYDDSIPFTRAMQDDVMLAFLMNGEKLAKEHGFPLRLIVPGLYGIKNVKWIVEIEVYPGDYKGYWQRKGWTDDGTIKVFSRIDSPGHYQTLRGQEHTFRGIAFGGPNSISKVELSFDAGRTWNDCQIEPPMSPYSWVIWSYTWRPPKPGKFQTVVRATDTKGQLQIAEIVRPQPAGASGYHTIISEVTEL; encoded by the coding sequence ATGACAGACTTTCGCGATAGATTTTCAATCCGTCGACGCGCGCTGCTCAAAGCCATCGGTCTTGGAACCTTGGCAGGCAGCGTCGGCGGCTGCGATGCCGTTGGCGGTGTGTTCGGTCGCATGTTCGCCGTTCCTTCTCGTGACACCACGTATTTCACGCCAAACTCCAAATTCTACATAGTCAATTATGCTGATGGGGCCGTCTCCGCCTCGCGTGACCTGAACATCGAACAGTGGAAACTGAACATCAAAGGCTCGGTGAAGACGCCGATGTCGCTCGGCTGGCGCGATATTTTGAACCGCGATTCCTACGATCAAATCTCTACCTTGATGTGCATCGACACGCTGCCGGGGGGCGACAGTATCGGCACGGCGACGTGGCGCGGCATCTCGCTCAAGAAACTGCTGCTTGATTGCGGCGCCGACGCGGACACGGCGCGTGATGTTGTGTTCCGCGCCATCGACGGCTACGATGACAGTATCCCGTTCACCCGCGCGATGCAGGACGACGTCATGCTTGCGTTCCTGATGAATGGCGAGAAGCTCGCGAAGGAGCACGGGTTCCCGCTCAGGCTGATCGTGCCCGGCCTCTATGGCATCAAGAACGTGAAGTGGATCGTGGAAATTGAGGTCTATCCGGGGGACTACAAAGGCTACTGGCAGCGCAAAGGCTGGACCGATGACGGCACGATCAAAGTGTTCTCACGTATCGATTCACCAGGGCATTACCAAACATTGCGCGGACAAGAGCACACATTTCGAGGCATCGCCTTCGGCGGACCCAACAGCATCAGCAAAGTGGAATTGAGTTTTGATGCCGGACGCACCTGGAACGACTGTCAAATCGAGCCCCCCATGTCGCCCTATTCCTGGGTCATATGGAGCTACACGTGGCGGCCGCCAAAGCCCGGAAAGTTTCAGACCGTCGTCCGTGCAACCGACACAAAGGGACAACTCCAGATTGCCGAAATCGTCCGTCCCCAACCAGCCGGTGCCAGCGGGTATCACACGATTATTTCGGAAGTAACAGAACTCTAA
- the lspA gene encoding signal peptidase II has protein sequence MPPFTRSWLILLLLILCAGCDQITKDVAQQYLSTEPPRSWFHDTVRLEYAENTGAFLSLGTGLSEGLRVILFQVFPSLWLAGLVIFLFVAKQVPLLSAAAWSLVLSGGIGNLLDRVLHDGRVIDFMNLGIGNLRTGIFNVADVCITIGLSLLVFEMLQRPRTSVNG, from the coding sequence ATGCCTCCGTTCACACGAAGCTGGTTGATTCTTCTGTTGCTCATCCTCTGTGCAGGCTGCGATCAGATCACGAAAGATGTGGCCCAACAATACTTGTCCACTGAACCTCCGCGATCCTGGTTCCACGATACCGTTCGCCTGGAATATGCAGAGAATACCGGGGCCTTCTTGAGCCTTGGCACAGGGTTGTCCGAGGGGTTGCGAGTCATTCTGTTTCAAGTGTTCCCCTCGTTGTGGCTTGCCGGGTTGGTGATCTTTCTCTTCGTCGCCAAGCAGGTGCCGCTACTCTCGGCCGCTGCCTGGAGTCTCGTCCTGAGCGGAGGCATAGGTAACCTCCTGGATCGTGTGCTTCACGACGGGCGCGTCATCGATTTCATGAATCTCGGTATCGGCAACCTGCGCACCGGCATCTTCAATGTGGCGGATGTCTGCATTACGATCGGTCTATCGCTGTTGGTGTTCGAGATGTTGCAGCGACCTCGTACGTCCGTAAATGGATAG
- a CDS encoding nucleoside deaminase: MSDADFIRLALQAARQGVEKGEMPFGACLVSRGQVVAIAHNSAKSGMDTTAHAEIQAIREAGRKIKSLELPTATMYSTCEPCPMCFAACVWAKITRIVYASRIEDADKAGIRQIHIPSSLMNQLSRSNVDVVADVLREEGVKLFEGWRRKQMKSGV, from the coding sequence ATGTCTGATGCGGATTTCATCCGGCTGGCTCTTCAAGCGGCCCGGCAGGGGGTCGAGAAGGGAGAGATGCCCTTCGGCGCGTGTCTTGTCAGCCGAGGGCAGGTTGTCGCGATCGCGCACAACAGCGCCAAATCCGGCATGGATACGACCGCTCATGCGGAAATTCAGGCGATCAGAGAAGCCGGCCGTAAAATCAAGTCGCTCGAACTCCCCACAGCAACGATGTACAGCACTTGCGAACCGTGCCCAATGTGCTTCGCGGCCTGTGTCTGGGCGAAGATCACGAGGATTGTATACGCCAGCCGAATCGAGGATGCCGACAAAGCCGGCATCCGTCAAATTCACATTCCTTCCTCGCTGATGAATCAGCTCAGCCGCAGCAATGTGGACGTAGTGGCAGACGTCCTTCGTGAGGAGGGGGTGAAGCTCTTCGAGGGCTGGCGGCGGAAACAGATGAAATCTGGTGTGTAA
- a CDS encoding Slp family lipoprotein, producing the protein MRLQSLNPCWLVIIVLMAGCSSQRVIPESLEPLVDRAVTFREVVDAPHAYKGKVLVLGGEVLNAKRLKDGTQIEFLQLPLDKGEKPIFDRQQSQGRFLALQQEFLDPATIVNGTKMTVVGEVVGEKTEHLDDVEYRYPVLIVKHLHSWTEQSPNYARPRPGLSLGIFGGSGGRMGGGGGFGIGF; encoded by the coding sequence ATGCGTCTGCAATCTCTCAACCCGTGCTGGCTGGTGATCATCGTTCTGATGGCTGGGTGTTCATCACAGCGAGTGATCCCTGAATCGCTGGAGCCTCTCGTCGATAGAGCTGTCACGTTTCGTGAAGTCGTGGATGCTCCACACGCGTATAAAGGGAAGGTGTTGGTACTGGGTGGCGAAGTGTTAAATGCAAAGCGGCTGAAAGACGGCACCCAAATCGAATTCCTGCAATTACCGCTTGATAAAGGAGAGAAACCGATTTTTGACCGCCAACAGTCACAAGGCCGATTTCTCGCACTCCAGCAAGAGTTCTTGGATCCCGCGACCATTGTGAACGGAACGAAGATGACGGTTGTTGGCGAGGTGGTCGGGGAAAAGACCGAGCATCTTGACGATGTCGAGTATCGGTACCCTGTCCTGATCGTGAAACATTTGCACAGCTGGACGGAGCAATCTCCGAACTACGCTCGACCTCGGCCGGGTCTTTCGCTTGGAATCTTCGGAGGCTCGGGGGGGCGAATGGGCGGCGGCGGTGGATTCGGTATCGGATTTTGA
- a CDS encoding DUF2959 domain-containing protein, which yields MRKFVLTVMLLVAPFGLSSCDKAYIATMEKMGYAKRDILSSRVKSARDAQEDAKKDIQSTLDQFGKVVSYEGGDLEATYKKLSGELETSEDSAKAVRKRIEDVESVADALFSEWEQELSQYSSADLRRKSQAKLTQTKSRYKDMLAAMKRAEQRIEPVLRPLRDQVLYLKHNLNARALAAIKGELIKVDAQVDQLVKDMNRSIAEADKFIQSMEKESD from the coding sequence ATGCGGAAATTCGTTCTGACCGTCATGCTGCTGGTCGCACCGTTTGGCCTTTCCTCTTGTGACAAGGCCTATATCGCCACCATGGAAAAGATGGGCTACGCCAAGCGCGACATTCTGAGCAGCCGCGTCAAATCGGCGCGCGACGCCCAAGAGGACGCCAAGAAAGACATTCAGAGCACCCTGGATCAGTTTGGGAAAGTGGTCTCTTACGAAGGTGGAGATCTGGAAGCGACGTATAAGAAGTTGAGCGGCGAACTAGAGACCAGTGAAGACAGCGCGAAGGCGGTCAGGAAGCGAATCGAGGATGTCGAAAGCGTGGCCGATGCTCTATTCTCCGAGTGGGAACAGGAGCTCAGCCAATACTCAAGCGCCGATCTACGCCGGAAGAGCCAAGCCAAACTGACCCAGACCAAGAGCCGCTACAAAGATATGCTGGCGGCCATGAAACGGGCTGAGCAGCGGATCGAACCGGTTCTCAGACCGTTGCGCGACCAAGTGCTTTACCTGAAACATAATCTGAACGCGCGTGCGCTTGCGGCTATCAAGGGCGAACTTATCAAGGTTGACGCGCAGGTCGATCAGCTGGTCAAAGACATGAACCGTTCCATCGCCGAAGCCGACAAGTTCATTCAATCGATGGAGAAGGAATCGGACTGA
- a CDS encoding neutral zinc metallopeptidase yields MRTDGQRESDNIEDRRGMGPARIGRTGGLGIGTIVLALAVSYFTGANPLTILNLLTGVQSMTEVSAPSQSGPVGAPTDQLGRFASVVLADTETTWRTLLGSRYEDPRMVLFTGAVQSACGTSSSAVGPFYCPNDQRVYLDLAFFDEMAHRLGAAGDFAQAYVIAHEVGHHVQNLLGVAEKVHRLQRQVSEAEGNALSVRMELQADCYAGVWGHHAKRERNLIEPGDFEDGLRAAAAIGDDRLQKMSRGHVQPESWTHGSSEQRTTWLRRGLESGDPSVCNTFEAKRL; encoded by the coding sequence ATGCGTACCGACGGCCAACGCGAAAGCGACAACATTGAAGATCGCCGCGGCATGGGTCCGGCCCGTATCGGACGCACAGGTGGTCTCGGTATCGGCACCATCGTGCTGGCGCTTGCGGTCAGCTATTTTACGGGCGCCAATCCACTCACTATTCTCAACCTCCTCACCGGTGTTCAGAGTATGACCGAGGTCTCCGCGCCCTCGCAATCGGGACCGGTCGGCGCCCCGACCGACCAACTAGGCCGGTTTGCTTCCGTCGTGCTGGCCGATACCGAAACGACCTGGCGCACCCTCCTCGGTTCCCGTTACGAGGACCCGCGCATGGTCCTCTTCACCGGCGCCGTGCAGTCGGCATGCGGCACGTCCTCGTCCGCCGTCGGCCCATTCTACTGCCCCAATGATCAGCGAGTCTATTTGGACCTTGCCTTCTTCGACGAAATGGCGCATCGCTTGGGGGCCGCGGGCGACTTCGCTCAGGCCTATGTCATCGCCCATGAAGTCGGCCATCATGTGCAAAATCTCCTCGGTGTCGCAGAAAAAGTCCACCGTCTTCAGCGTCAGGTCTCCGAGGCAGAAGGAAATGCTCTGTCGGTTCGAATGGAGCTCCAGGCCGATTGTTACGCCGGAGTCTGGGGCCACCACGCCAAGCGGGAACGGAATTTGATCGAACCGGGAGATTTCGAGGATGGGCTACGCGCAGCCGCAGCCATTGGAGACGACCGTTTGCAAAAGATGTCACGGGGACACGTCCAACCGGAAAGCTGGACACATGGTTCTTCTGAGCAGCGGACGACGTGGCTTAGGCGCGGCCTTGAATCCGGCGATCCGTCCGTCTGCAACACATTTGAAGCCAAACGCCTATGA
- a CDS encoding FUN14 domain-containing protein — protein MSDAASKSQGGAFAKALAAILANPPWAAKSFLAAGATTVAGFGAWLNDMMSPALARGGACFIGGFLIGWALRKTLMIGLLIAGSLLALIAALKTTGWIHVEWSLLQADVTRSLAWAQGKAESLKEVLTGYLPSVGAGGVGALFGFRKK, from the coding sequence ATGAGCGACGCAGCGAGTAAATCTCAAGGAGGAGCCTTCGCTAAGGCGCTCGCAGCGATCCTGGCCAATCCTCCCTGGGCCGCCAAATCATTTCTTGCCGCCGGCGCAACGACTGTCGCCGGGTTTGGCGCTTGGTTGAACGATATGATGTCGCCGGCCCTTGCGCGTGGAGGAGCCTGCTTCATCGGAGGGTTTTTGATCGGGTGGGCACTTCGAAAAACCCTGATGATCGGGCTGTTGATCGCCGGTTCCTTGCTGGCGCTCATCGCTGCCCTCAAGACGACCGGCTGGATTCACGTGGAGTGGAGCTTGCTCCAAGCGGATGTCACCCGCAGTCTCGCCTGGGCGCAAGGGAAAGCCGAGAGCCTCAAAGAAGTGTTGACCGGTTACCTGCCCTCAGTCGGCGCCGGCGGGGTTGGAGCCTTGTTTGGATTTCGGAAGAAGTAG